One segment of Qingrenia yutianensis DNA contains the following:
- a CDS encoding carbohydrate ABC transporter permease, with product MTNKKVKLSADDRIFYIVVNIIMAIVFVIVLWPLVFIVSSSFSSKEAVMAGRVFLLPVDFSLEGYKTVFKTNEVLIGYRNTIFYTFAGTLINISLTMMAAYPLSRRDLPHRKALMFLFTFTMIFSGGMIPTYIIVSELGILNTPLAMILPGALSVYNLIITRTFIESSIPYEVFEAATIDGCDDFRYFFKLLLPLSGPVLAVITLYYAVAHWNSYFNAFLYITDSRLYPLQLVLRNILIANQIDSAMVTDFDSMTSKQGLADLMKYSLIVVSSLPVLVMYPFVQKHFVKGVMIGAVKG from the coding sequence ATGACAAACAAAAAAGTTAAGCTTTCGGCGGACGACCGCATTTTTTACATAGTTGTAAATATAATAATGGCAATAGTTTTTGTAATTGTGCTTTGGCCGTTGGTGTTTATCGTTTCGTCGTCCTTTTCGTCAAAAGAGGCGGTTATGGCAGGCAGAGTTTTTCTTCTTCCGGTCGATTTCAGCCTTGAGGGATACAAAACGGTATTTAAGACAAACGAGGTGCTCATAGGCTACCGAAACACAATATTTTACACATTTGCGGGAACGCTTATAAACATTTCGCTCACAATGATGGCGGCATATCCGCTGTCACGGCGCGACCTTCCTCACAGAAAAGCGCTGATGTTCCTTTTCACGTTCACTATGATTTTTTCGGGAGGTATGATACCCACATACATCATAGTAAGCGAGCTTGGAATTTTAAACACTCCGCTTGCAATGATACTTCCCGGTGCGCTGTCGGTTTACAACCTTATCATCACGCGCACATTTATAGAAAGCAGTATTCCGTACGAAGTTTTTGAGGCGGCAACAATAGACGGTTGCGACGATTTCAGATATTTCTTCAAACTCCTTTTGCCCCTGTCGGGACCCGTTCTTGCGGTTATAACGCTTTATTATGCGGTGGCGCATTGGAATTCTTATTTTAACGCATTTTTATACATCACCGATTCGCGCCTATATCCGCTCCAGCTTGTTCTTCGGAACATACTCATAGCAAATCAGATTGATTCCGCTATGGTTACGGACTTTGACTCTATGACATCAAAACAGGGATTGGCGGATTTGATGAAATATTCGCTTATTGTTGTAAGCAGTCTGCCGGTGCTTGTTATGTATCCTTTTGTTCAGAAACACTTTGTAAAAGGCGTTATGATAGGCGCGGTAAAGGGGTGA
- a CDS encoding ABC transporter permease, producing the protein MKTDICTNRKIKAPLKYKKYWQLYVFLLLPVLYIIVFAYGPMAGLQIAFKDFDVAKGIFGSPWAGVKYFKKFINSYQFLRIIRNTFVLSIYSLIARFPVPIILAICINVMQNKYFKKTTQMVIYMPHFISVVVLVGMLNQFFNPYVGLYGNIYKILNGANAPDIMTNPASFLHMYVWSGVWQNMGWDSIIYIAALSGVSPDLHEAAQVDGASRLRRVFSIDIPAIMPTVVILLILNIGQLMNLGFEKIFLMQNNVNLRFSEVISTYVYKEGISSGGGNYSYATAIGLFNSVINFVLVVTVNKLARKYNESGLW; encoded by the coding sequence GTGAAAACAGATATTTGCACAAACAGAAAAATTAAAGCGCCTTTAAAATATAAAAAGTACTGGCAGTTATATGTTTTTTTACTGCTTCCCGTTTTATACATAATAGTGTTTGCGTACGGCCCTATGGCAGGACTTCAGATTGCATTCAAAGATTTTGACGTTGCAAAGGGTATTTTCGGCTCGCCATGGGCAGGGGTTAAATATTTTAAAAAGTTTATAAACTCGTATCAGTTTTTAAGAATTATACGAAACACATTTGTGCTTTCGATATATTCTCTGATTGCACGTTTCCCCGTGCCGATAATACTTGCAATCTGCATAAACGTAATGCAGAACAAGTATTTTAAGAAAACAACGCAGATGGTTATATATATGCCTCACTTTATATCGGTTGTCGTGCTTGTGGGTATGTTAAACCAGTTTTTCAACCCGTATGTGGGACTTTACGGAAACATATACAAAATATTAAACGGAGCGAACGCGCCCGACATTATGACAAATCCCGCGTCGTTTCTTCATATGTACGTTTGGTCGGGCGTATGGCAGAATATGGGCTGGGATTCCATAATCTATATCGCCGCTCTTTCGGGTGTGTCTCCCGATTTGCACGAGGCGGCGCAGGTGGACGGCGCGTCAAGATTAAGACGTGTTTTCAGTATCGACATTCCTGCCATTATGCCGACGGTTGTTATACTTCTTATACTCAACATAGGTCAGCTTATGAATTTGGGATTTGAAAAAATATTCCTTATGCAGAATAACGTCAACTTAAGGTTCAGTGAGGTTATTTCAACTTATGTTTACAAAGAGGGTATTTCGTCGGGAGGCGGAAACTATTCTTATGCCACTGCGATAGGACTTTTCAACTCCGTTATAAACTTTGTGCTTGTTGTAACGGTTAACAAGCTTGCGAGAAAGTATAACGAAAGCGGTTTATGGTAA
- a CDS encoding extracellular solute-binding protein — MRKIYKALAIMTAIVTTFSACGKNSDNASVSNAGEYVADTNLNAPGEFPVCKNKITLKIGIPKDPLVTDYDTNLYTQAIKEKMNCDIEFSYLPSSSDEAKQKVELMISAGGADLPDVIINVPLSDSAISRYASKGFIVPLNNYYKNSSYYIKKVMEEEPNLEKMITMVDGNIYVVPKYLKIMQNELGYRMWIYEPWLKKLGLETPKTTDDFYNVLKAFKEKDPNGNGIADEIPLLGATNGGESWFLDYLSAAFLPINPQSDYLYVENGKIKAAYVQDEYKEAIKYMSKLCKEGLLSPSSFTSAGAQSRQTVQNPNAVQVGTFTTMAPTYLIGSDERQNGYKILPPLTQENGTGYAVYAPSIPVNSFFITKNCKNPEAAFRMADIMMSEEMTIWSRFGKEGTDWLKPTAGQKSMFDYMGYEAKINPVLAWGAPQNSHWQNAAPGYRSYALSFSTVENGSNIFETEIANKLESYKEKIPKEYITKIIYTEEETDEVNEIQQNINSYKNDMITRFIIGDLDVDAKWDSYIKELKSIGVERLVSTAQKAYERTNK, encoded by the coding sequence ATGAGAAAAATTTACAAGGCTCTTGCAATTATGACCGCGATTGTGACAACTTTTTCGGCGTGCGGAAAAAATTCCGACAATGCAAGCGTTTCAAATGCAGGCGAGTATGTTGCCGATACCAATCTTAATGCGCCGGGCGAATTTCCCGTTTGCAAAAACAAAATAACCTTAAAAATCGGAATACCGAAAGACCCCCTTGTTACCGATTATGACACAAACCTTTACACACAGGCGATAAAGGAAAAAATGAACTGCGACATTGAGTTTTCTTATCTTCCTTCGTCGTCGGACGAGGCAAAGCAAAAGGTTGAGCTTATGATTTCGGCAGGCGGAGCGGATTTGCCCGACGTAATTATAAACGTTCCGTTAAGCGACAGTGCAATTTCGCGCTATGCGTCAAAGGGATTTATAGTTCCGCTCAATAATTACTACAAAAATTCCTCCTATTACATAAAGAAAGTTATGGAGGAAGAACCCAATCTCGAAAAAATGATTACAATGGTTGACGGTAATATATACGTTGTTCCGAAATACCTTAAAATTATGCAGAACGAGCTCGGCTACCGTATGTGGATATACGAGCCGTGGCTTAAAAAACTCGGACTTGAAACACCCAAAACCACAGACGATTTTTATAACGTTTTAAAAGCGTTTAAAGAAAAAGACCCGAACGGCAACGGTATTGCGGACGAAATTCCTCTGCTCGGTGCGACAAACGGCGGTGAAAGCTGGTTTTTGGATTACCTAAGCGCGGCATTTTTGCCCATCAATCCGCAGAGCGATTATCTCTATGTTGAAAACGGAAAAATCAAGGCGGCATACGTTCAGGACGAATACAAAGAGGCAATAAAATATATGAGCAAACTCTGCAAAGAGGGCTTGCTGTCGCCGTCGTCGTTTACGTCGGCAGGCGCACAGTCGCGTCAGACGGTGCAGAACCCCAATGCGGTACAGGTAGGAACGTTCACAACAATGGCGCCGACATATTTAATCGGATCGGACGAAAGACAGAACGGTTATAAAATTCTTCCGCCTCTTACACAGGAGAACGGCACGGGGTATGCGGTATATGCGCCGAGCATCCCCGTAAACTCTTTCTTTATAACGAAAAACTGCAAAAATCCCGAGGCGGCATTCAGAATGGCAGACATTATGATGAGCGAGGAAATGACAATATGGTCGCGTTTCGGAAAAGAGGGAACGGACTGGCTCAAACCGACGGCAGGTCAGAAAAGTATGTTTGACTATATGGGATATGAGGCTAAAATCAATCCCGTTCTCGCGTGGGGCGCTCCGCAAAATTCACATTGGCAGAACGCCGCGCCCGGTTACAGAAGTTATGCTCTTTCATTCTCAACGGTTGAAAACGGAAGCAACATCTTTGAAACTGAAATTGCAAACAAGCTTGAAAGCTACAAAGAAAAAATACCGAAAGAATATATAACAAAAATCATTTACACCGAAGAGGAAACCGACGAGGTTAACGAAATTCAGCAGAACATCAATTCGTATAAAAACGATATGATAACGCGCTTTATAATCGGCGACCTTGACGTTGACGCAAAATGGGATTCGTATATCAAAGAACTTAAATCAATCGGTGTGGAAAGACTTGTTTCAACCGCTCAAAAAGCGTATGAAAGGACAAATAAATAG
- a CDS encoding glycoside hydrolase family 16 protein, whose amino-acid sequence MKSYKVENHAPSYLPKEKNWTLVWSDEFDGDKLDESKWNYRLYFWGKKSPTFTKEGVEVDGKSNLHIKLIEKDGNYFSGHLQTGSLTYDIPKDSDGFWPFGKFEGAKFMHKYGYYEIRCRLPKNPGWHAAFWLQAPGIGSSPDASACGVETDIMENYRQHTDNIMLCGNGYGGYGKNSVWPGHFKHPFKETADGWHYYGVDWNKDGYTFYMDGEKVGFQGAPDMPVSNTEEFILVSTECHGYHRAFGENCGDDGHGNVWAGKPVDELLHAVLPDEFVVDHVRVFDEVK is encoded by the coding sequence ATGAAAAGTTACAAAGTAGAAAATCACGCGCCGAGTTATCTTCCGAAAGAGAAAAACTGGACTCTTGTATGGAGCGACGAATTTGACGGCGACAAACTTGACGAGAGCAAATGGAATTACAGACTGTATTTTTGGGGCAAAAAGTCGCCCACATTCACAAAAGAAGGCGTGGAGGTTGACGGCAAGAGCAACTTGCATATAAAGCTTATCGAAAAAGACGGAAATTATTTTTCGGGACACCTTCAAACAGGCTCGCTTACATACGATATACCGAAAGACAGCGACGGTTTCTGGCCTTTCGGCAAGTTTGAAGGGGCAAAGTTTATGCATAAATACGGCTATTATGAAATAAGATGCCGTCTGCCGAAAAATCCCGGCTGGCACGCAGCGTTTTGGCTTCAGGCGCCCGGAATAGGTTCGTCGCCCGACGCGTCGGCGTGCGGTGTGGAAACCGATATTATGGAAAATTACCGACAGCACACCGATAATATTATGCTTTGCGGAAACGGCTACGGCGGATACGGAAAAAATTCGGTATGGCCCGGACATTTTAAGCACCCGTTTAAGGAAACCGCGGACGGCTGGCACTATTACGGCGTTGACTGGAACAAGGACGGATATACGTTTTATATGGACGGCGAAAAGGTCGGTTTTCAGGGCGCGCCCGATATGCCCGTCAGCAACACCGAGGAATTTATCCTCGTCAGCACCGAGTGCCACGGTTATCACAGGGCTTTCGGCGAAAACTGCGGTGACGACGGACACGGAAACGTGTGGGCAGGAAAGCCCGTTGACGAGCTTTTGCATGCCGTTTTGCCCGACGAATTTGTGGTTGACCACGTACGTGTTTTTGACGAAGTGAAATAG
- a CDS encoding GH39 family glycosyl hydrolase, producing MDRLIKTGKIKPKTSLEVKSSKIGIGFEKLDRDVFDPEKAYDKLGKLGVKWVRIQSGWQRTETEKGVYNFKWLDKVVDSLINLGLTPWICLCYGNALYGGMAKEIFGAVGCPPIFTDEQKQAWKNYVSAVVKHYEGRVSYFEIWNEPDGEWCWKHGVSGTELGVFTRETAKTIKSANPNAKTIGGALCLRPITFINDAFATGMGEYLDFISFHEYTADETLVFERVKALKALAQSYNPNIDIIQGESGSQSRGGGHGALWRGCWTPEKQAKQLARHTIADLITNVHFTSYFSCMDMIEALGGKVGDVNSYLDYGYFGVLGAEFDENGRSIGEYAPKKSYYTLQNIASVFADDYELCDIPAMFVPQKSERIFKYDIERNKCVTGGFKKNGGKAFVYWYPSDIMTTSFESTVSMEIYSEYDDIYVIDVMDGSVYKIPDEILKRDKNGMYTLTNMPVKDTPLIIAFGKFADWEEEK from the coding sequence ATGGACAGACTTATTAAGACAGGAAAAATAAAACCAAAAACGTCACTCGAGGTGAAAAGCTCAAAAATAGGCATCGGCTTTGAAAAACTCGACCGCGACGTGTTCGACCCCGAAAAGGCTTACGACAAACTCGGAAAGCTCGGCGTTAAATGGGTTCGCATACAGTCGGGCTGGCAGAGGACGGAAACCGAAAAGGGAGTATATAATTTTAAGTGGCTCGACAAGGTTGTGGACAGCCTTATAAACCTCGGTCTTACGCCGTGGATTTGTTTATGCTACGGCAATGCTCTTTACGGCGGTATGGCAAAGGAAATATTCGGTGCGGTGGGTTGTCCGCCGATTTTCACCGATGAGCAAAAACAGGCTTGGAAAAATTACGTAAGTGCAGTTGTAAAGCACTATGAGGGACGTGTTTCGTATTTTGAAATATGGAACGAGCCTGACGGCGAATGGTGCTGGAAACACGGAGTAAGCGGAACGGAACTCGGCGTTTTCACGCGCGAAACCGCAAAAACCATAAAAAGCGCAAATCCAAACGCCAAAACTATCGGCGGTGCGCTTTGTCTGCGCCCGATAACCTTTATAAACGACGCTTTTGCAACGGGAATGGGAGAGTATCTCGATTTTATTTCGTTCCACGAATACACGGCGGACGAAACTTTGGTGTTTGAACGTGTTAAGGCGCTTAAAGCGCTCGCGCAAAGCTACAATCCGAACATTGACATTATTCAGGGCGAGTCGGGTTCGCAGTCGCGCGGCGGCGGTCACGGTGCGCTCTGGCGCGGCTGTTGGACGCCCGAAAAACAGGCGAAACAGCTTGCGCGCCACACAATAGCCGACCTTATCACAAACGTGCATTTCACGTCGTATTTTTCGTGTATGGATATGATTGAGGCGCTCGGCGGAAAAGTGGGCGACGTAAATTCGTATCTCGATTACGGATATTTCGGTGTTCTCGGCGCGGAATTTGACGAAAACGGCAGGTCGATAGGCGAGTATGCGCCGAAAAAGTCGTATTACACATTGCAAAATATCGCGTCGGTCTTTGCCGATGATTACGAGCTTTGCGATATTCCCGCGATGTTTGTTCCGCAAAAATCGGAGCGCATTTTTAAATATGACATTGAGCGTAACAAGTGCGTGACGGGCGGATTTAAAAAGAACGGCGGAAAAGCGTTTGTATACTGGTATCCGTCCGATATTATGACGACATCGTTTGAAAGCACGGTTTCTATGGAAATCTATTCGGAATACGACGATATTTATGTTATCGACGTTATGGACGGAAGCGTTTATAAAATCCCCGATGAAATATTAAAACGCGACAAAAACGGTATGTATACGCTTACAAATATGCCGGTAAAGGATACACCGCTTATTATTGCATTCGGTAAATTTGCAGACTGGGAGGAAGAAAAATGA
- a CDS encoding polysaccharide deacetylase family protein: MTTKVKPGSIVLFHNAAKNTPAALPKILEKLIADGYKIVPVSEIIYKENFSVDVSGKQIPNTVSTGSID, from the coding sequence GTGACGACAAAAGTTAAGCCCGGCTCAATCGTTCTTTTCCACAACGCGGCGAAAAACACGCCTGCGGCACTGCCGAAAATTTTGGAAAAGCTTATAGCGGACGGCTACAAAATCGTTCCCGTATCCGAAATCATCTACAAAGAAAATTTCTCGGTAGACGTGAGCGGAAAACAAATTCCGAACACCGTCAGCACGGGCAGTATAGATTAA
- a CDS encoding DeoR/GlpR family DNA-binding transcription regulator, which translates to MFADVRRKEICNILKEKSAVKVTYLSEKFGVSIETIRKDLLFLEKNNELSRVHGGAVLKPSADRYIDFPSRIEEKKPQKNEISRIASKFVQNGDIIAMDCGSTALELIEVLKEKLDSLTVVTHSLDVFLRACNYKNFNVILCGGFFDRAENAFYGDFALKMLGEIRVSKAFIFPSSISLGNGIFEHLPYLSQMQREIINSSDEVYILADSSKFGKSSLVKTCDINEKFTYISDSSLSNEIKEIYKSNNIQIITSEEF; encoded by the coding sequence ATGTTTGCAGATGTACGAAGAAAAGAAATATGCAATATTTTAAAAGAAAAATCTGCGGTAAAAGTTACATATCTTTCCGAAAAATTCGGTGTTTCGATAGAAACAATCCGCAAAGATTTACTGTTTCTTGAAAAAAACAACGAGCTTTCGCGAGTCCACGGCGGTGCTGTACTAAAACCGTCGGCAGACCGATATATTGATTTTCCGTCGCGTATTGAAGAAAAAAAACCGCAGAAAAACGAAATTTCGCGCATTGCGTCAAAATTTGTGCAAAACGGCGACATTATCGCTATGGACTGCGGAAGCACGGCGCTTGAACTTATCGAAGTTTTAAAGGAAAAGCTGGACTCTCTCACTGTTGTCACCCACTCTCTCGACGTATTTTTGCGCGCGTGCAACTACAAAAATTTCAACGTCATTTTGTGCGGAGGATTTTTCGACCGCGCCGAAAATGCGTTCTACGGCGACTTTGCGTTAAAAATGCTCGGCGAAATAAGGGTTTCAAAAGCGTTCATATTCCCGAGCAGTATATCTCTCGGCAACGGAATTTTTGAGCATCTTCCCTACCTCTCGCAAATGCAGAGGGAAATAATAAATTCGTCCGACGAGGTTTATATACTCGCCGACAGCAGTAAATTCGGCAAAAGCTCGCTTGTTAAAACGTGCGATATAAACGAAAAATTTACATATATCAGTGATTCTTCGCTGTCGAATGAAATAAAAGAAATCTACAAATCCAACAATATCCAAATAATTACAAGCGAGGAATTTTAA
- a CDS encoding MFS transporter, translating to MEKITDKKQVLSASLLFMFLYLISYVTRINYGAVISEICAAENMQKSLVSLALTMSAVTYGTGQLISGFLGDRLNPKRLIFGGLLLTAATNLIIPVCTSPYQMAAVWAVNGFAQAFMWPPLVKIMATLFTSEDYKKACVIVTWGSSFGTIAVYALSPVCISLFGWRGVFVVSAFFAVLMSVIWMKKCRFENGSTHFVTNKITETNEKFGVKYLVLMGLIMLAIVLQGILRDGVTTWMPSYISETFNLDRRAAILTGVILPVFSIGAIQLTSVIYRKFIKSELMLASVVFFAGFISALLLFSVNGKSAPFSILFSAVLTACMYGVNIVMTCMVPPYFAKYGNISFMSGLLNFCTYIGSAASGAGLALFSEKFGWSATIVLWAVIALAGGLICLAVTKPWNKFKEN from the coding sequence ATGGAAAAAATCACGGACAAAAAACAAGTTTTGAGTGCGTCGCTTCTTTTTATGTTTCTCTACCTCATAAGCTACGTTACGCGCATTAACTACGGCGCGGTAATATCCGAAATATGCGCCGCGGAAAATATGCAGAAATCGCTCGTGTCGCTCGCGCTTACAATGAGCGCGGTAACATACGGAACCGGTCAGCTCATAAGCGGATTTTTAGGCGACAGATTAAACCCCAAAAGGCTTATTTTCGGCGGACTTTTGCTCACTGCCGCGACAAATCTTATAATACCCGTTTGCACATCGCCGTATCAAATGGCGGCAGTTTGGGCGGTAAACGGCTTTGCGCAGGCGTTTATGTGGCCTCCGCTGGTTAAAATTATGGCGACGCTTTTCACGTCGGAGGACTACAAAAAAGCGTGCGTAATCGTCACCTGGGGAAGTTCGTTCGGCACAATCGCGGTTTACGCATTGTCACCGGTCTGCATATCACTTTTCGGCTGGAGAGGCGTGTTTGTTGTGTCGGCATTTTTCGCCGTTCTTATGTCGGTTATATGGATGAAAAAGTGCCGTTTTGAAAACGGCAGCACACATTTTGTCACAAATAAAATTACCGAAACAAACGAAAAATTCGGTGTAAAATACCTTGTGCTTATGGGACTTATTATGCTTGCAATCGTGCTTCAGGGTATACTGCGCGACGGCGTGACAACTTGGATGCCGTCGTACATATCGGAAACGTTTAACCTCGACCGCCGTGCCGCAATTTTAACGGGCGTGATACTTCCGGTTTTCAGTATCGGTGCAATTCAGTTAACGTCAGTGATATACCGAAAATTTATAAAAAGCGAGCTTATGCTTGCATCGGTTGTATTTTTCGCAGGATTTATTTCCGCGCTTTTGCTCTTTTCGGTAAACGGAAAAAGTGCACCGTTTTCAATTCTGTTCTCCGCGGTTTTAACCGCTTGTATGTACGGTGTAAACATTGTTATGACGTGTATGGTACCGCCGTATTTTGCAAAATACGGCAACATATCGTTTATGTCGGGTCTTTTAAATTTTTGCACGTATATCGGCAGTGCGGCATCTGGCGCGGGACTTGCGCTTTTCTCCGAAAAATTCGGCTGGAGCGCAACCATCGTTTTGTGGGCGGTAATCGCACTTGCGGGCGGTTTAATCTGCCTTGCGGTGACAAAACCGTGGAATAAATTTAAAGAAAATTAA
- a CDS encoding sugar phosphate isomerase/epimerase family protein — protein sequence MLKISTEIDSAAKIIGEEKAVEYYAKAGFDAWDFSMFDMVHVSSDRKSIIKTNHPLCGENYLAFARRLKKIGEDNGIECNQSHAPFPTHIPEMRSYLKRSIECTAEAGGKICIIHPMNKASVEENTEMFNELLPFAKQCGVKIATENMWNWDAEKDCVKFAACMTPESFNAHLDAVNDEFFVACLDIGHAEMLGANTSAPEMIKALGKRLCALHIHDNDKRHDSHQIPFSMQIDFDAAARALKEIGYNGYLTLEADQYLKDYNKDNVFDGMKDLARSAMKIRDMLQ from the coding sequence ATGCTTAAAATTTCAACCGAAATAGACTCTGCGGCAAAGATAATCGGCGAGGAAAAAGCGGTGGAATATTATGCAAAGGCAGGCTTTGACGCGTGGGATTTTTCTATGTTTGACATGGTGCACGTAAGCAGTGACAGAAAGAGCATAATTAAAACAAATCACCCCTTGTGCGGTGAAAATTATCTTGCGTTTGCGAGAAGGCTTAAGAAAATAGGCGAGGACAACGGGATAGAGTGCAACCAGTCGCACGCGCCGTTTCCGACGCATATACCCGAAATGCGTTCGTATTTAAAACGCTCGATTGAGTGCACTGCCGAGGCAGGCGGAAAAATCTGCATAATCCACCCGATGAACAAAGCGTCGGTGGAGGAAAACACCGAAATGTTCAACGAGCTTTTGCCGTTTGCAAAGCAGTGCGGTGTTAAAATTGCAACGGAAAATATGTGGAACTGGGACGCTGAAAAAGACTGTGTTAAATTTGCGGCTTGTATGACTCCCGAAAGCTTTAATGCGCATCTTGACGCGGTAAACGACGAGTTTTTCGTTGCGTGCCTTGATATAGGTCACGCTGAAATGCTCGGCGCTAACACAAGTGCGCCCGAAATGATAAAAGCGCTCGGAAAAAGGCTTTGCGCACTTCATATCCACGACAACGACAAGCGTCACGACTCGCATCAAATTCCGTTTTCTATGCAGATTGATTTTGACGCGGCTGCGCGCGCACTGAAAGAAATAGGGTATAACGGGTACCTCACACTTGAAGCGGATCAGTATCTTAAAGATTATAATAAAGACAACGTTTTCGACGGAATGAAAGACCTTGCCCGTTCGGCAATGAAAATAAGAGATATGTTGCAATAA
- a CDS encoding DNA alkylation repair protein, translating into MTDLQKRLFDLQDKEYKEFHQKLMPTVNPDCVIGIRTPVLRKFAKDFAKEDGAEKFLNSLPHKYYEENNLHAFLLMDEKDFATALAKTEEFLPYIDNWATCDVFKPKVFAKNTDKLIGKIDEWIKSGKTYTVRYGTGLLMSYYLDENFKEEYAKTVSQIRSDEYYINMMTAWYFATALAKQYDFVIKYLTEKRLPRWVHNKTIQKAVESFRISPETKEYLKTLRIKGDV; encoded by the coding sequence ATGACAGATTTACAAAAACGGCTTTTTGATTTGCAGGATAAAGAGTATAAAGAATTTCATCAAAAGCTTATGCCGACGGTAAATCCCGACTGTGTAATCGGCATAAGAACACCCGTTTTGCGAAAGTTTGCAAAAGATTTCGCAAAGGAGGACGGCGCGGAAAAGTTTTTAAATTCGCTTCCGCATAAATATTATGAAGAAAACAATCTTCACGCATTTTTGCTTATGGACGAGAAAGATTTTGCAACTGCGCTTGCAAAAACCGAAGAATTTTTGCCGTATATCGACAACTGGGCGACCTGCGATGTGTTTAAACCGAAAGTTTTTGCAAAAAATACCGATAAGCTTATCGGCAAAATTGACGAATGGATAAAAAGCGGTAAAACATATACTGTGCGGTACGGAACAGGGCTTTTGATGTCGTATTATCTCGATGAAAATTTTAAAGAGGAGTATGCCAAAACCGTTTCGCAAATCCGCTCGGACGAGTATTATATAAATATGATGACTGCGTGGTATTTTGCAACTGCGCTTGCAAAGCAGTATGATTTTGTGATAAAATATTTAACGGAGAAAAGACTTCCGAGGTGGGTTCACAACAAAACCATACAAAAAGCAGTCGAAAGTTTCAGAATTTCGCCCGAAACAAAGGAATATTTAAAAACATTGAGGATAAAAGGAGATGTTTAA